A window from Halomicrobium urmianum encodes these proteins:
- a CDS encoding ABC transporter substrate-binding protein has protein sequence MTYDRYRDLLNRRQFVRLAGASGVAALAGCGGDGGGGDDGDGSDGGDGSDGSDGGNGSDGDGGDGGSQQVHDVTHLGWANLVPANVQFNEQNPNSYSAVAFNVLFDEFVKFNYAKGEMTPHAIQDWEFTGDTFEMAIREDLTWDNGDDVTSEDLAVQLRLNQLTGGSLWNYVSSIDTPDDKTVVLNIDGDVNPTIVEYDALTDNWVQQKADIFGEYLEVMENEGNDEAARQLQEFAYQDVVASGPFSLERAGQQQLLTTRRDDHPDSGNINFSEFAFRYIDGNQQTHQALINMEIDSVHTLFASPEVVDQMPDSVQMETIPGKWGYGLVPNHDHEHAGDRAVRQAIQYVINREQVVNNVGNTLKTVPPLPVAIPSADQERWLGDAMSDFNAYGVDESMTDEATAVLEEAGYSKNNGTWQDPDGNAVKLPVSAPQGWSDWVTATETIVDQLASFGFDATVDARSFDSLASTAWPNGDFVLTAGAWIPGGAQAAFPYFSLQQQLLQHNTVPFNYPSLVEAQGGSEGDVTVPDMDGNEMTVNPSDRLEELSQTTDDELTQEIITELAWVTNVDLPIITVMEKQDQTFLTNDEWDVPEQGSEAYQVHWAPYWLTKQGDLSYAGE, from the coding sequence ATGACATATGACCGATACCGAGACCTCCTCAACCGCCGCCAGTTCGTGCGACTCGCGGGCGCGTCGGGTGTGGCCGCCCTCGCCGGCTGTGGCGGAGACGGCGGTGGCGGCGACGACGGTGACGGGTCCGACGGCGGTGACGGGTCCGACGGGTCGGACGGCGGTAACGGATCGGACGGAGACGGCGGCGACGGCGGGAGCCAGCAGGTCCACGACGTCACGCACCTCGGCTGGGCGAATCTGGTCCCGGCGAACGTCCAGTTCAACGAGCAGAACCCCAACAGCTACTCCGCGGTCGCGTTCAACGTCCTCTTCGACGAGTTCGTGAAGTTCAACTACGCGAAAGGGGAGATGACGCCCCACGCCATCCAGGACTGGGAGTTCACCGGCGACACCTTCGAGATGGCGATCCGGGAGGACCTGACCTGGGACAACGGCGACGACGTCACGAGCGAGGACCTCGCGGTCCAGCTCCGGCTCAACCAGCTGACCGGCGGCTCGCTGTGGAACTACGTGTCGAGCATCGACACGCCGGACGACAAGACGGTCGTGCTCAACATCGACGGCGACGTCAACCCGACCATCGTCGAGTACGACGCGCTGACGGACAACTGGGTCCAGCAGAAGGCCGACATCTTCGGCGAGTACCTGGAGGTCATGGAGAACGAGGGCAACGACGAGGCCGCTCGACAGCTTCAGGAGTTCGCCTACCAGGACGTCGTCGCCTCGGGACCGTTCTCGCTGGAGCGGGCCGGCCAGCAGCAGCTGCTCACTACCCGCCGCGACGACCACCCCGACTCGGGGAACATCAACTTCAGCGAGTTCGCGTTCCGGTACATCGATGGCAACCAGCAGACCCACCAGGCGCTGATCAACATGGAGATCGACTCCGTGCACACGCTGTTCGCCTCCCCCGAGGTGGTCGATCAGATGCCCGACAGCGTCCAGATGGAGACCATCCCCGGGAAGTGGGGGTACGGGCTCGTCCCCAACCACGACCACGAGCACGCCGGCGACCGCGCGGTGCGACAGGCTATCCAGTACGTGATCAACCGCGAACAGGTCGTAAACAACGTCGGGAACACGCTGAAGACGGTTCCGCCGCTGCCGGTGGCCATTCCCTCCGCCGACCAGGAGCGGTGGCTCGGCGACGCCATGAGCGACTTCAACGCGTACGGCGTCGACGAGTCGATGACCGACGAGGCGACGGCCGTCCTCGAGGAGGCCGGCTACTCGAAGAACAACGGTACCTGGCAGGATCCGGACGGCAACGCGGTCAAGCTCCCCGTCAGCGCCCCACAGGGCTGGAGCGACTGGGTGACGGCGACGGAGACCATCGTCGACCAGCTCGCCTCGTTCGGCTTCGACGCCACGGTCGACGCGCGGAGCTTCGACTCGCTGGCCAGCACGGCCTGGCCCAACGGCGACTTCGTGCTGACGGCCGGCGCCTGGATCCCCGGCGGCGCCCAGGCGGCGTTCCCCTACTTCTCGCTGCAGCAGCAGCTGCTCCAGCACAACACGGTGCCGTTCAACTACCCGTCGCTGGTAGAGGCACAGGGCGGGTCCGAGGGTGACGTGACCGTGCCGGACATGGACGGCAACGAGATGACCGTCAACCCCAGCGACCGCCTGGAGGAGCTCTCCCAGACCACCGACGACGAGCTCACCCAGGAGATCATCACGGAACTCGCCTGGGTGACCAACGTCGACCTGC
- a CDS encoding sugar phosphate isomerase/epimerase family protein, translating into MYTSLGPGDIGIDRPFPEAAELAADAGFDAIQVDLDYLTEHGPDEYRAVLDEHGLRTGSAGLPVAVTADEDEYEDDVDALETVASDLAAIGCDCATQFIWSFSDERDFEDNFRFHRERLERPAGILADHGLELGLEFLGPETLREGHEHDFVHTAEGMLELCDAVDPDTVGLQLDSWHWYAAGGSIDALESLDRDDVVDVHLNDAPEGIPREEQIDTERRLPAETGVIDVEAFLGHLDRIGYEGAVTVEPFSDEVEAMDDEAAARRTKESLDEAFERAGL; encoded by the coding sequence ATGTACACCTCACTCGGTCCCGGCGACATCGGCATCGACCGCCCGTTCCCCGAGGCGGCCGAACTCGCCGCTGACGCGGGCTTCGACGCGATTCAGGTCGACCTCGACTACCTCACCGAGCACGGGCCCGACGAGTACCGCGCGGTGCTCGACGAACACGGCCTGCGGACGGGCAGCGCCGGGCTCCCGGTCGCGGTCACGGCCGACGAGGACGAGTACGAGGACGACGTCGACGCGCTGGAGACCGTCGCGTCCGACCTCGCGGCGATCGGCTGCGACTGCGCGACCCAGTTCATCTGGTCGTTCAGCGACGAGCGCGACTTCGAGGACAACTTCCGGTTCCACCGGGAGCGCCTGGAGCGACCGGCCGGGATCCTGGCTGACCACGGCCTCGAACTCGGCCTGGAGTTCCTCGGGCCGGAGACCCTGCGCGAGGGCCACGAGCACGACTTCGTCCACACCGCCGAGGGGATGCTGGAGCTGTGCGACGCCGTCGACCCCGACACCGTGGGACTCCAGCTCGACAGCTGGCACTGGTACGCCGCCGGCGGATCGATCGACGCGCTCGAGTCGCTGGACCGGGACGACGTCGTCGACGTCCACCTCAACGACGCGCCCGAGGGGATCCCCCGGGAGGAGCAGATCGACACGGAGCGGCGCCTCCCCGCCGAGACCGGCGTGATCGACGTCGAGGCGTTCCTGGGGCACCTCGACCGGATCGGCTACGAGGGCGCGGTGACGGTCGAACCGTTCAGCGACGAGGTCGAGGCGATGGACGACGAGGCGGCGGCGCGGCGGACGAAAGAGTCTCTGGACGAGGCCTTCGAGCGGGCGGGGCTATAG
- a CDS encoding MFS transporter, which produces MADRFQFYPLYLTRFVASLGYITLLTLLPTYIEALGATGVVAGLFVTALGVGRTVAILPLGWAADRYDKRAILLFSLLLSGVSYGLFTLVDSSLGFIVARTLQGLGMVGTGMVSLALVGDLAAADDRANQIGKYNSWRMAAGVIGTLGAGVLYDYYGFDPIFAVLVVLFALALVGVWWLVDSDDTTVTSFAFFDLALNDRILTVTSFRAQYAVSVTLVRNWMPIFVGVAVARGGLALSATAVGVVVATEKFTNMLGQPFAGRLSDRYGRGLFMAVGGGAYGLVALAIPLAPAAGEALGLAATLPVLGTMPAAFFVAVALNGLLGLADSLREPASMALFADEGKGSGITSSFGIRGLVWRPGALIAPLVGGYLMDTAGMNWVFVLAGVTALTGVATFLGIVSKRYGPRELARW; this is translated from the coding sequence ATGGCCGATCGCTTCCAGTTCTATCCCCTCTACCTGACGCGGTTCGTCGCGAGTCTCGGCTACATCACGCTACTGACGCTGTTGCCGACGTACATCGAGGCCCTGGGCGCGACGGGCGTCGTGGCCGGCCTGTTCGTCACGGCCCTGGGGGTCGGCCGGACGGTAGCCATCCTCCCGCTGGGCTGGGCGGCCGACCGCTACGACAAGCGCGCTATCCTACTGTTCTCGCTGCTGCTCAGCGGCGTCTCCTACGGCCTCTTTACCCTCGTTGACTCGTCGCTCGGGTTCATCGTCGCCCGGACGCTCCAGGGTCTGGGCATGGTCGGCACCGGGATGGTGAGCCTCGCGCTGGTCGGCGACCTCGCGGCGGCCGACGACCGGGCCAACCAGATCGGGAAGTACAACTCCTGGCGGATGGCCGCCGGCGTCATCGGCACGCTCGGCGCGGGCGTCCTCTACGACTACTACGGGTTCGACCCCATCTTCGCCGTCCTCGTGGTGCTGTTCGCGCTGGCGCTCGTCGGCGTCTGGTGGCTCGTCGACAGCGACGACACGACGGTCACCTCCTTCGCCTTCTTCGACCTGGCGCTGAACGACCGGATCCTCACGGTCACGAGCTTCCGGGCGCAGTACGCCGTCTCCGTGACGCTGGTCCGCAACTGGATGCCCATCTTCGTCGGCGTCGCCGTGGCGCGGGGCGGGCTGGCGCTTTCCGCCACCGCCGTCGGCGTCGTCGTCGCCACCGAGAAGTTCACCAACATGCTCGGCCAGCCGTTCGCAGGCCGGCTCTCGGACCGCTACGGCCGCGGCCTGTTCATGGCGGTGGGCGGCGGCGCCTACGGGCTGGTCGCGCTGGCCATCCCGCTAGCGCCCGCCGCGGGCGAGGCGCTGGGGCTCGCCGCGACGCTCCCCGTCCTCGGGACGATGCCGGCCGCCTTCTTCGTCGCCGTCGCGCTCAACGGGCTGCTCGGGCTGGCCGACAGCCTCCGCGAGCCGGCCAGCATGGCGCTGTTCGCCGACGAGGGGAAGGGCAGCGGCATCACCAGTAGCTTCGGCATCCGCGGGCTGGTCTGGCGGCCCGGCGCACTGATCGCGCCGCTCGTGGGCGGGTACCTGATGGACACCGCCGGCATGAACTGGGTGTTCGTCCTCGCGGGCGTCACCGCGCTGACCGGCGTCGCGACGTTCCTCGGCATCGTCTCGAAGCGGTACGGCCCGCGGGAACTCGCGCGCTGGTAG
- a CDS encoding SDR family oxidoreductase: MAETVLVTAATGTVGRHVVTELVDRGATALAGTRDPDGAGDALSGGARPVAFDFERPETWGSALEGVDGLFLVRPPGVARGRLTDFADAAARVGVGRVAYLSTLGAERNPLIPHHRIERHLADAAVDHAFLRASFFAQNLHEVHARDVVERDEISVPAGDGATSFVDARDVGAVGAAVLTERGHRNVAYDLTGPEALTYDEVAAAFSDALGRRITYGDPSIPAFIRREYASGRPLGFALLMVGVYTTARLGLADRVTGDVERLLNRPPRTIRDYVRDYADEFRRE; this comes from the coding sequence ATGGCCGAGACGGTCCTCGTCACGGCCGCGACGGGCACCGTCGGCCGGCACGTCGTCACGGAACTGGTCGACCGCGGGGCGACGGCGCTGGCCGGGACCCGCGACCCCGACGGCGCCGGCGACGCGCTCTCGGGAGGCGCCCGACCCGTCGCATTCGACTTCGAGCGGCCTGAGACGTGGGGCTCCGCGCTGGAGGGCGTCGACGGACTCTTCCTCGTCCGTCCGCCGGGCGTGGCCCGGGGCCGCCTGACGGACTTCGCGGACGCCGCCGCCCGCGTCGGCGTCGGGCGGGTCGCCTACCTCTCGACGCTGGGCGCGGAGCGGAATCCCCTGATCCCCCACCACCGGATCGAGCGCCACCTCGCGGACGCGGCGGTCGATCACGCGTTCCTGCGGGCCTCCTTCTTCGCGCAGAACCTGCACGAGGTCCACGCCCGGGACGTCGTCGAGCGCGACGAGATATCCGTGCCGGCCGGCGACGGGGCGACCAGCTTCGTCGACGCCCGCGACGTCGGCGCCGTCGGTGCGGCCGTCCTGACGGAGCGGGGCCACCGGAACGTCGCGTACGACCTGACCGGTCCCGAGGCGCTGACCTACGACGAGGTGGCGGCCGCCTTCTCGGACGCGCTCGGGCGTCGGATCACCTACGGCGACCCCTCGATACCCGCCTTCATCCGACGGGAATACGCCAGCGGCCGGCCGCTCGGGTTCGCCCTGCTGATGGTCGGCGTCTACACGACGGCACGACTGGGGCTGGCAGACCGCGTGACAGGCGACGTCGAGCGCCTCCTCAACCGGCCGCCCCGGACGATCCGGGACTACGTGCGCGACTACGCCGACGAGTTCCGGCGCGAGTGA
- a CDS encoding glycoside hydrolase family 13 protein: MTDRAWWKEAVVYQVYPRSFNDTDGDGVGDLPGVVEKVDYLDELGVDVVWLNPVYESPMADNGYDIADYRSIHPEFGDMNVWERLLDELHDRDMRLIMDLVVNHTSDEHEWFRRSREGEDPYDDYYYWADGTPPGEGDAGDSADADGAAGQPPNNWESFFEASAWTYDEERGQYYLHLFDRKQPDLDWRNPEVREAVYDMMTWWLEKGIDGFRMDVINLISKTEGLPDGDPDAGMTGAEHFVSGPRFQEYLDEMVDRTVGNYDVMTVGEMVGVDAAEAREYVGESGLSMLIHFEHMTVDTGDGGKWDVTDLDLLELKDVVTDWQEQLADEGWNCLYLSNHDQPRAVSRFGDDGEYRRESAKMLATFLFTLQGTPFVFQGQEIGMTNATFESREDVRDVEAANFVDRALASGEYDSYDEVRPLIESRSRDNARTPMQWTDGENAGFTEGDPWIHVNENRDEVNVAAARADPDSVWHYYRKLIDLREERDVFVYGDYELLLPDHPDVFAYRRTLEDDALLVACNFSGEEQAVSLPAPDGRVGRVIGNYPEADESPGDATLRPYEARVWER, from the coding sequence ATGACAGACCGCGCGTGGTGGAAGGAGGCCGTCGTCTATCAGGTCTACCCGCGGAGCTTCAACGACACGGACGGCGACGGGGTCGGGGACCTCCCCGGCGTCGTCGAGAAGGTCGACTACCTCGACGAGCTGGGCGTCGACGTCGTCTGGCTCAACCCGGTCTACGAGTCGCCGATGGCCGACAACGGCTACGACATCGCCGACTACCGGTCGATCCACCCCGAGTTCGGGGACATGAACGTCTGGGAGCGGCTACTGGACGAACTGCACGACCGTGACATGCGGCTCATCATGGACCTCGTGGTCAACCACACCTCCGACGAGCACGAGTGGTTCCGGCGCTCGCGGGAGGGCGAGGACCCCTACGACGACTACTACTACTGGGCGGACGGCACGCCGCCGGGCGAGGGCGACGCGGGCGACAGTGCTGACGCAGACGGGGCCGCCGGCCAGCCCCCGAATAACTGGGAGTCGTTCTTCGAGGCCTCCGCCTGGACCTACGACGAGGAGCGCGGCCAGTACTACCTCCACCTGTTCGACCGGAAGCAACCGGACCTCGACTGGCGCAACCCCGAGGTCCGCGAGGCAGTCTACGACATGATGACCTGGTGGCTGGAGAAGGGCATCGACGGCTTCCGGATGGACGTGATCAACCTCATCTCAAAGACCGAGGGGCTGCCCGACGGCGACCCCGACGCCGGGATGACCGGCGCCGAGCACTTCGTCAGCGGTCCCCGCTTCCAGGAGTACCTCGACGAGATGGTCGACCGCACCGTCGGGAACTACGACGTGATGACCGTCGGCGAGATGGTCGGCGTCGACGCCGCGGAGGCCCGCGAGTACGTCGGCGAGAGCGGCCTCTCGATGCTGATCCACTTCGAGCACATGACCGTCGACACCGGCGACGGCGGCAAGTGGGACGTCACCGACCTCGACCTGCTCGAACTCAAGGACGTCGTCACCGACTGGCAGGAGCAACTGGCCGACGAGGGCTGGAACTGCCTGTACCTCAGCAACCACGACCAGCCGCGCGCCGTCTCGCGGTTCGGCGACGACGGGGAGTACCGCCGCGAGTCCGCGAAGATGCTCGCCACGTTCCTGTTCACCCTGCAGGGCACGCCCTTCGTCTTCCAGGGGCAGGAGATCGGGATGACCAACGCGACGTTCGAGTCGCGCGAAGACGTCCGCGACGTCGAGGCGGCGAACTTCGTCGACCGGGCGCTGGCCTCCGGCGAGTACGATAGCTACGACGAGGTCCGCCCGCTGATCGAGTCCCGGAGCCGCGACAATGCCCGGACGCCCATGCAGTGGACCGACGGCGAGAACGCCGGCTTCACCGAAGGCGACCCCTGGATCCACGTCAACGAGAACCGCGACGAGGTCAACGTCGCGGCGGCCCGCGCCGATCCGGACTCCGTCTGGCACTACTACCGGAAGCTGATCGACCTCCGCGAGGAGCGGGACGTGTTCGTCTACGGCGACTACGAACTGCTGTTGCCCGACCACCCCGACGTGTTCGCCTACCGGCGGACCCTCGAAGACGATGCCCTGCTCGTCGCCTGCAACTTCTCCGGCGAGGAACAGGCCGTCTCGCTGCCCGCCCCCGACGGCCGCGTCGGCCGGGTGATCGGCAACTACCCCGAGGCGGACGAGTCGCCCGGCGACGCCACCCTCCGGCCGTACGAGGCGCGCGTCTGGGAGCGCTGA